From the genome of Triticum aestivum cultivar Chinese Spring chromosome 3B, IWGSC CS RefSeq v2.1, whole genome shotgun sequence, one region includes:
- the LOC123070809 gene encoding protein NUCLEAR FUSION DEFECTIVE 6, mitochondrial isoform X1, with translation MAAVAAARSFLRSGSAASSLRGAAARAAPRAGSAPLPRRLPASAPRVLLRSPVEMTSFCVESLMPMHSATASALMTSLLATPARTGFGWLTEDLWMISSCRSLL, from the exons atggccgccgtcgccgccgcaagaTCCTTCCTCCGATCCGGATCTGCTGCCTCCTCTCTCCGCGGGGCTGCCGCCAGAGCCGCCCCCCGCGCTGGCTCAGCTCCGCTCCCGAGGCGACTCCCGGCCTCTGCTCCCCGCGTGCTCCTAAG GTCACCGGTGGAGATGACCAGCTTCTGCGTGGAGTCGCTGATGCCCATGCACAGTGCCACGGCGTCGGCGCTCATGACGTCGCTCCTTGCCACCCCGGCTCGCACTGGGTTTGGTTGGCTTACAGAAG ACTT ATGGATGATTTCTTCTTGTCGGAGCCTGCTGTGA
- the LOC123070809 gene encoding protein NUCLEAR FUSION DEFECTIVE 6, mitochondrial isoform X3, producing the protein MAAVAAARSFLRSGSAASSLRGAAARAAPRAGSAPLPRRLPASAPRVLLRSPVEMTSFCVESLMPMHSATASALMTSLLATPARTGFGWLTEDG; encoded by the exons atggccgccgtcgccgccgcaagaTCCTTCCTCCGATCCGGATCTGCTGCCTCCTCTCTCCGCGGGGCTGCCGCCAGAGCCGCCCCCCGCGCTGGCTCAGCTCCGCTCCCGAGGCGACTCCCGGCCTCTGCTCCCCGCGTGCTCCTAAG GTCACCGGTGGAGATGACCAGCTTCTGCGTGGAGTCGCTGATGCCCATGCACAGTGCCACGGCGTCGGCGCTCATGACGTCGCTCCTTGCCACCCCGGCTCGCACTGGGTTTGGTTGGCTTACAGAAG ATGGATGA
- the LOC123070809 gene encoding protein NUCLEAR FUSION DEFECTIVE 6, mitochondrial isoform X2: MAAVAAARSFLRSGSAASSLRGAAARAAPRAGSAPLPRRLPASAPRVLLRSPVEMTSFCVESLMPMHSATASALMTSLLATPARTGFGWLTEGQDETR, from the exons atggccgccgtcgccgccgcaagaTCCTTCCTCCGATCCGGATCTGCTGCCTCCTCTCTCCGCGGGGCTGCCGCCAGAGCCGCCCCCCGCGCTGGCTCAGCTCCGCTCCCGAGGCGACTCCCGGCCTCTGCTCCCCGCGTGCTCCTAAG GTCACCGGTGGAGATGACCAGCTTCTGCGTGGAGTCGCTGATGCCCATGCACAGTGCCACGGCGTCGGCGCTCATGACGTCGCTCCTTGCCACCCCGGCTCGCACTGGGTTTGGTTGGCTTACAGAAG GTCAGGACGAAACTAGATGA